The following proteins are encoded in a genomic region of Bacillus horti:
- a CDS encoding methionine ABC transporter ATP-binding protein, with translation MIEIKGVAKLFKSGQKKIKAVDQVSLNVEKGEIFGVIGYSGAGKSTLIRMINQLERQTEGEIWIDGVPISRLSSRDLRVKRQKIGMIFQHFNLLWSRTVFDNIALPLEVANVPKSVRQERVHELIRLVGLEGKEQQYPSQLSGGQKQRVGIARALANQPTVLLCDEATSALDPKTTDSILELLKDINQKLGLTIILITHEMHVIQKICDRVAVMEEGRVVELGQVLQVFKEPKQQITKDFVKQITESSEALEAQAEWNIAEGKVVQCHFLVQTSGQPILSKLIRSCDVDVNVVQGKINKLKDSSYGTLFLHLTGSEAEINRAIQFLQEQQVEVEVLVG, from the coding sequence ATGATTGAAATTAAAGGTGTTGCAAAGCTATTTAAATCAGGTCAAAAAAAGATTAAGGCTGTTGATCAGGTAAGCCTTAACGTTGAGAAGGGTGAAATTTTTGGCGTTATTGGATACAGCGGGGCAGGGAAAAGCACATTAATCAGAATGATTAATCAGCTTGAACGTCAGACAGAGGGAGAAATTTGGATAGATGGAGTTCCTATCAGTCGTTTATCGTCTAGAGATCTGCGAGTTAAAAGGCAGAAGATAGGGATGATCTTTCAGCATTTTAATCTCCTTTGGTCACGAACCGTTTTTGATAATATCGCATTACCATTAGAGGTTGCTAATGTTCCTAAGTCGGTTAGGCAGGAGCGTGTGCACGAGCTTATTCGTTTAGTTGGCCTAGAGGGTAAAGAACAGCAATACCCTTCTCAGCTTAGTGGAGGTCAAAAGCAGCGTGTAGGGATTGCTAGAGCGCTAGCCAATCAACCCACTGTTTTACTTTGTGATGAAGCTACGTCCGCCTTGGATCCAAAAACAACAGATTCCATTCTTGAATTGCTAAAGGATATTAACCAGAAGCTAGGGCTAACGATTATCCTAATTACTCATGAGATGCATGTCATTCAAAAGATATGTGACCGTGTAGCTGTTATGGAGGAGGGAAGGGTAGTCGAGCTTGGTCAGGTTCTTCAGGTCTTTAAAGAGCCTAAGCAGCAAATCACAAAGGATTTTGTCAAACAGATTACTGAATCAAGTGAAGCCTTGGAGGCTCAAGCGGAATGGAATATTGCAGAAGGAAAGGTTGTGCAGTGTCACTTCTTAGTACAGACTTCCGGGCAGCCCATTCTTTCAAAATTAATAAGAAGCTGTGATGTTGATGTGAATGTCGTTCAAGGAAAGATAAATAAATTGAAGGATTCCTCATACGGTACGCTGTTTTTACATCTGACAGGTTCTGAGGCTGAGATCAATAGGGCGATTCAATTTCTTCAGGAGCAGCAGGTAGAAGTGGAAGTGTTAGTAGGATGA
- a CDS encoding anti-sigma factor domain-containing protein, with translation MSKGVILEIDNEQAIVLTNEGEFRAVNIQNQQGCRVGDEVPIPHVHIVEKVKPRKSRKSFRAPLIVAASFLFVFVSVFAFGALFQEDEAIAFVSLDINPSVEISIDRDFNVLSITGWNQEGLKLIDYLDDELGKHLDYVAFDIIKAAKNLGYLNGNHDILLSTTFLSESTQKQFDMGLDKIYDGLEDKVLDQAFHEHETGSQEENQVPLTVSNRGGTIIEQDEDPSISIHRMVTTYDDREEALKHGISPARYVIYLAALEQGLELEIGELKEMAISQIAQRVGGLELAIGNSFFENIYRRNLPEEPTLPEESEEEVEWALEEEEELEEAIVDATEPEKPPVVEPPTVVPPAPSNPSPNQGNQDNDKDKGKDKDNDKGSKELATNKPDDIDKGEDEEKETATDRPDKDSKNLQTNGKKDDQDKEEKDKDSKEDKDEKKDSDTKFANDRDSNDQGQDEDSRGTVRDDRNKDRGTANDPPGNDTGIADDKITDDGIDRNVPDKNINNKELDKGIKDDNKQNIQDHFFNNDHRQQAKQDI, from the coding sequence GTGAGTAAAGGGGTCATTCTTGAAATAGACAATGAACAAGCTATTGTCCTCACGAATGAAGGCGAATTTAGAGCGGTTAATATTCAAAATCAGCAAGGATGTCGGGTTGGTGATGAAGTACCCATACCCCATGTTCATATCGTTGAAAAAGTAAAACCACGTAAAAGCAGAAAAAGCTTTAGGGCCCCCTTGATTGTAGCGGCCTCATTTCTTTTTGTTTTTGTCTCTGTTTTTGCTTTTGGTGCATTATTCCAAGAAGACGAAGCCATTGCTTTTGTAAGCTTGGATATCAACCCTAGTGTTGAAATTAGTATTGATCGTGATTTTAATGTTTTGAGCATTACTGGTTGGAATCAGGAAGGGTTAAAATTAATAGATTATCTTGATGATGAACTAGGAAAGCACCTCGATTACGTAGCATTTGATATTATCAAGGCGGCTAAAAATCTAGGTTATTTAAATGGGAATCATGATATTTTATTATCCACTACTTTCCTAAGTGAATCGACTCAGAAGCAGTTTGATATGGGGCTAGATAAAATTTATGATGGGCTAGAGGATAAGGTGCTAGACCAGGCTTTTCATGAGCATGAAACAGGAAGTCAGGAAGAGAATCAGGTACCCTTAACCGTTTCGAACAGAGGCGGGACTATCATAGAGCAGGATGAAGACCCATCTATATCCATTCATCGTATGGTTACCACCTACGACGATCGTGAAGAAGCTTTAAAACATGGTATCTCACCTGCAAGATATGTTATATACTTAGCTGCACTAGAGCAAGGACTTGAGCTTGAGATCGGTGAACTCAAGGAGATGGCTATTTCTCAGATTGCTCAGAGAGTAGGTGGTCTCGAACTGGCTATTGGAAATAGCTTCTTTGAGAACATATATAGAAGGAATCTGCCAGAAGAGCCAACTCTGCCAGAAGAGTCCGAGGAAGAAGTGGAATGGGCTCTAGAGGAAGAGGAAGAACTAGAGGAAGCCATCGTTGATGCTACTGAACCGGAAAAGCCACCGGTCGTTGAACCACCAACAGTTGTGCCACCTGCGCCTAGCAATCCGAGTCCTAATCAAGGCAATCAGGATAATGACAAGGATAAAGGAAAAGACAAAGACAATGACAAAGGTAGTAAGGAATTAGCTACCAATAAGCCTGATGACATTGACAAAGGCGAGGATGAGGAAAAAGAGACAGCAACAGATCGTCCTGATAAAGATTCTAAGAATCTACAGACAAACGGTAAAAAGGATGATCAAGACAAAGAAGAGAAGGATAAAGATTCGAAGGAAGATAAAGACGAGAAAAAGGACAGCGATACGAAATTTGCTAATGACAGAGACTCCAACGATCAAGGTCAAGATGAAGATTCAAGAGGCACAGTGAGAGATGATCGTAATAAGGATAGAGGTACGGCAAATGATCCACCTGGTAATGATACAGGTATCGCAGATGACAAAATAACAGATGATGGTATTGATCGAAATGTACCTGATAAAAATATTAATAACAAAGAGCTAGATAAAGGGATAAAAGACGATAATAAACAAAATATACAGGATCATTTTTTTAACAATGATCATCGTCAACAAGCAAAACAGGATATTTAA
- the sigI gene encoding RNA polymerase sigma-I factor produces MIIGKWMKKRQQPVTDKEKIEFYVEQAKQDSTYRNDFIKKYQPFIAKVASKVCKQYIDQSRDEYSVAIEAFNEAIDYFEAKQGSTFLSFAEMVIRRRVIDYIRKESRQTRDIFLEPEMKDEDNQQAESLAQINASVVQYQNQQESEKRKLDIMEYKQQLEKFDITFSELIHLCPKHVDARENAKQIAKFLAEKPEFIDHLLEKKQLPMKELLKFVNCSRKTVERNRKYIIAMALIYIGDFLSLRSYIEPEEELDRREGQQ; encoded by the coding sequence ATGATAATTGGAAAGTGGATGAAAAAGCGCCAGCAGCCAGTCACTGATAAAGAGAAGATTGAATTCTATGTAGAGCAAGCGAAGCAGGATTCTACCTATCGTAATGATTTTATAAAAAAATACCAGCCTTTTATTGCAAAAGTAGCATCAAAGGTTTGTAAACAATATATAGATCAGTCTAGAGATGAGTATAGTGTGGCTATTGAAGCGTTTAATGAAGCGATTGATTACTTTGAGGCAAAGCAAGGAAGTACATTTCTATCCTTTGCGGAGATGGTTATCCGTCGCAGAGTTATTGATTATATAAGGAAAGAATCAAGACAAACAAGAGATATTTTCTTAGAGCCAGAAATGAAGGATGAGGATAATCAGCAGGCGGAAAGCCTAGCTCAAATTAACGCATCTGTTGTGCAATATCAAAACCAACAGGAAAGTGAAAAGCGTAAGCTAGATATTATGGAGTATAAACAGCAGCTAGAGAAGTTTGATATTACATTTAGTGAACTCATTCACTTATGTCCTAAGCATGTAGATGCCAGAGAAAATGCAAAGCAAATTGCTAAATTTTTGGCAGAAAAACCGGAATTTATTGACCATCTGCTAGAAAAGAAACAATTACCGATGAAAGAGTTATTAAAATTTGTAAATTGCAGTCGTAAAACAGTAGAGCGCAATCGAAAATATATAATAGCGATGGCTTTAATCTATATAGGGGATTTTCTATCTCTCCGTTCGTATATTGAGCCTGAGGAAGAACTTGACAGAAGGGAGGGACAGCAGTGA
- a CDS encoding MFS transporter: protein MSVIHEWVTNVKGYNRNVRLFLWANILFQIGMGFFMIMYNLYVRALGYDPVVLGQVISMTSLATAIALIPAGLLSDRIGRKKVIVLGLLLTTVSFALRAILEAKSGLVVTAFMTGAFSAFIQVSAIPFLSENSTKEQRVHLFSFNFAILMLANVVGNVGGGVLTDMFQHVMGLSEVISLRITLLIGAAITLFAIVPLFMIQEKRKLVTKKITTFSIKTIKEGLKANKTSFKVIGIFAVSQMFIGFGAGLVIPYLNVYFADRFDASNTSIGIVVSLGQAATAIAMFIGPFVVRKLGEVRAVVFLQMSSIPFLLITGLTTNFQLASVSFLFRQALMNAGNPIHSSIMMAKVDDSMKGLANSVGQMVFMLGWALMGPVSTAIVSAYGNYWGYAYVFAITATLYFCGSSFFYYSFHPKREEKNLRKQGNSHEKSIE from the coding sequence ATGTCTGTGATACATGAGTGGGTTACTAATGTGAAGGGCTACAATCGAAATGTACGCCTTTTTTTATGGGCTAATATCCTGTTCCAAATTGGAATGGGCTTTTTCATGATTATGTACAATCTATACGTGAGAGCACTGGGCTATGATCCTGTAGTCCTAGGGCAAGTGATTTCAATGACGTCCTTAGCCACAGCTATAGCCCTAATTCCTGCAGGTCTTTTGAGCGATAGAATTGGACGAAAAAAAGTGATAGTATTGGGCTTGTTACTCACCACCGTTAGCTTTGCCCTGCGTGCTATTTTAGAGGCTAAATCAGGCTTAGTTGTAACAGCATTTATGACAGGTGCTTTTTCAGCCTTTATTCAAGTATCGGCTATTCCCTTTCTCTCAGAAAACTCTACGAAAGAGCAAAGGGTACATCTATTTAGCTTCAATTTTGCTATCCTCATGCTGGCCAATGTGGTTGGAAATGTAGGTGGTGGTGTTTTGACTGATATGTTTCAACATGTCATGGGGCTTAGTGAGGTGATTAGTCTCCGTATCACATTATTAATTGGAGCAGCCATCACGTTATTTGCCATTGTTCCCCTGTTTATGATACAGGAGAAAAGAAAGCTCGTAACGAAAAAAATAACAACCTTTTCCATAAAGACCATAAAAGAAGGTCTAAAGGCAAATAAGACTTCTTTTAAAGTTATTGGTATTTTTGCAGTCTCACAAATGTTTATAGGGTTTGGCGCAGGTTTAGTTATTCCCTATCTTAATGTGTACTTTGCTGACCGTTTTGACGCTTCCAATACATCAATAGGTATCGTCGTTTCTCTAGGTCAAGCTGCTACGGCTATTGCGATGTTCATCGGTCCCTTTGTGGTTCGGAAATTAGGTGAGGTTAGGGCAGTTGTCTTTCTACAAATGTCCTCTATTCCTTTTTTATTAATAACAGGGTTGACCACAAATTTTCAATTAGCTTCTGTAAGCTTTCTGTTTAGACAGGCGCTGATGAACGCAGGAAATCCGATTCACTCTAGCATTATGATGGCTAAGGTGGATGACTCAATGAAAGGATTAGCGAACAGTGTAGGGCAGATGGTGTTTATGCTTGGTTGGGCTTTGATGGGTCCTGTGAGTACAGCCATCGTGTCAGCGTACGGGAATTATTGGGGATATGCATATGTTTTTGCTATAACTGCCACTTTATATTTCTGTGGGTCAAGTTTTTTTTACTATTCTTTTCATCCGAAGAGAGAAGAAAAAAACCTTAGAAAACAAGGGAATTCTCACGAAAAAAGCATAGAGTAA
- a CDS encoding long-chain-fatty-acid--CoA ligase has product MYENKPWSTYYPPELQLSYDYPEHNLADFLKKSARQYPAHKALEFMGREMTYTQLYEATCRFANALHGLGIKKGDRVAIMLPNSPQAIISYYGSLMLGAIVVETNPLYTERELLHLLNDSGAELLVTLDILMKRIKKVQPDSPLKHVIVTSIKDYLPFPKNLLYPLKAKKDGLTTKVNYTQGIHPWSELLGHASSEEIQVTINPKEDLALLQYTSGTTGAAKGVMLTHYSLVANTIQARKWMYQTEDAKEIFLAALPFFHVYGMTTVMNLAMYTAGTLLLIPKFDIDLILKVIDKKKPTIFPGAPTMYISVINHPKIHQYDLSSINICISGSAPLPLEVQEKFEALTKGRLVEGYGLTEASPVTHANMLWEKRKLGSIGLPWPDTEAKVVDLETGQDIPLGEIGELAVKGPQLMKGYWNKEQATQDVLKDGWLLTGDIAKMDEEGFFYITDRKKDMIIAGGFNIYPREVEEVLFEHPKIQEGAVVGISDKYRGETVKAFIVLKQGERLTEEELDQWCRERLAAYKVPRIYEFREDLPKTMVGKVLKRKLIEEEEKKSLSKSSSEKIG; this is encoded by the coding sequence ATGTATGAAAACAAGCCTTGGTCCACGTATTATCCGCCTGAGCTTCAGCTAAGCTATGACTACCCGGAGCACAATCTTGCCGATTTCCTAAAGAAATCGGCAAGGCAATACCCTGCCCATAAAGCGTTAGAGTTTATGGGGAGGGAAATGACCTATACCCAGCTTTACGAGGCTACGTGCAGGTTTGCTAACGCTTTACATGGACTTGGAATAAAAAAAGGGGATCGGGTTGCCATTATGCTGCCTAACAGCCCCCAAGCGATTATTTCCTACTATGGAAGCCTAATGCTTGGTGCCATAGTAGTAGAAACAAATCCACTGTATACAGAGCGTGAATTGCTTCATCTTCTTAACGACTCGGGAGCAGAGCTTCTGGTGACGTTAGACATTCTAATGAAAAGAATAAAGAAGGTACAGCCAGATTCTCCCCTCAAGCATGTGATAGTCACATCAATTAAAGACTACCTACCTTTTCCAAAAAATCTACTCTATCCTTTAAAAGCGAAGAAAGACGGCCTTACAACAAAGGTCAATTACACACAGGGAATCCACCCTTGGTCTGAGCTTTTAGGGCATGCTTCTAGTGAAGAAATTCAAGTTACTATTAACCCCAAGGAAGATCTAGCTCTTCTGCAATATACGAGTGGTACCACTGGAGCAGCCAAAGGAGTGATGCTTACTCATTACAGCTTGGTGGCTAATACGATACAAGCTAGGAAATGGATGTACCAGACAGAGGATGCAAAAGAAATATTTTTGGCAGCGCTTCCATTTTTCCATGTGTATGGTATGACTACTGTTATGAATCTAGCTATGTATACAGCAGGCACTTTATTACTCATTCCTAAATTTGATATTGATCTCATCCTAAAGGTTATTGATAAGAAGAAGCCGACGATTTTCCCGGGCGCACCTACCATGTATATTTCGGTCATTAATCATCCGAAGATTCATCAATATGATTTATCTTCTATTAATATATGTATTAGTGGGTCTGCTCCTCTTCCTTTAGAAGTGCAAGAAAAATTTGAAGCGCTTACAAAAGGGAGATTAGTAGAAGGCTATGGTCTAACAGAAGCTTCTCCTGTCACACATGCCAATATGCTGTGGGAGAAGCGGAAACTCGGATCAATAGGCTTGCCTTGGCCAGATACGGAGGCCAAAGTAGTTGATTTAGAAACTGGACAAGATATACCTCTTGGAGAAATAGGGGAATTAGCCGTTAAAGGACCGCAGCTTATGAAAGGCTATTGGAATAAAGAACAAGCGACGCAGGATGTATTGAAGGATGGCTGGTTGTTAACAGGAGATATTGCAAAAATGGATGAAGAAGGCTTCTTCTATATTACTGATCGTAAGAAGGATATGATTATTGCTGGTGGTTTTAATATCTATCCGAGAGAGGTTGAAGAGGTTCTCTTTGAACATCCAAAAATTCAAGAAGGTGCCGTTGTTGGGATATCCGATAAGTACAGAGGCGAAACGGTAAAAGCCTTTATTGTTCTCAAACAAGGGGAAAGGCTGACAGAGGAGGAATTAGATCAGTGGTGTCGTGAGCGCTTGGCTGCATATAAAGTGCCGAGAATTTATGAGTTTAGAGAAGACCTGCCTAAAACAATGGTGGGTAAGGTTCTTAAGCGTAAGCTGATTGAAGAAGAAGAAAAGAAATCTCTTTCCAAAAGCTCCTCTGAAAAGATAGGGTAG
- a CDS encoding acyl-CoA dehydrogenase family protein produces the protein MQLKKQVVGGGFLVEDLEHDDVVTPEDFTDEQRMFAETAKDFLENEVLPKDEQIESLDYELTVELLRKAGEVGLLGADIPEAYGGLELDKVSSSVIAEVLSKASSLSLTMGAHTGIGTLPIVFFGTKKQKEKYLPDLATGAKIAAYCLTEPSSGSDSLGAKASAALSDDGEHYVLNGTKQFITNAAFADIFIVYAKIEGEGFSTFIVEKEYEGVSIGPEEKKMGIKGSSTCPLILEGVKVPKENLLGEAGRGHVIAFNILNIGRYKLGIGCLGAAKESISLSAKYANERKQFGKSISSFPLVGKKLAEMNMATYVLESMVYRTAGLIEQGLQGLDQDAEDAGLQYAKGISEYALECSINKVFGSEVLDFVADEGVQIHGGYGFIQEYKIERIYRDSRINRIFEGTNEINRLLIPATLMRKALKGQLPIIQQAQALQGELMQMMPGQTFEGVLGEEEHLLQMAKKIFLMCSGLAVQKYQEKLEQEQEVVSHLSDIVIQIFALESALLRTKKRVEKLGEERNQLAVCMTKVYSHEAMDRLDGFAKEILTHIESGDVLRTQLSMLKKLTRKSSLPTIELKRHIAAKVIEAEKYVV, from the coding sequence ATGCAACTGAAGAAGCAGGTGGTTGGAGGAGGTTTTCTAGTTGAGGATCTGGAGCATGATGATGTCGTCACACCGGAGGATTTTACAGATGAGCAGCGTATGTTTGCGGAAACAGCGAAGGATTTTCTTGAAAATGAAGTACTTCCCAAGGATGAGCAAATTGAGAGCTTAGACTATGAACTGACTGTTGAGCTTTTACGAAAAGCTGGCGAAGTTGGACTTCTAGGAGCAGATATACCAGAAGCTTATGGGGGATTAGAGCTGGATAAGGTAAGCTCGTCTGTGATTGCCGAGGTTTTGTCTAAGGCGTCCTCCCTTTCTTTAACTATGGGAGCACATACCGGAATAGGGACCCTGCCCATCGTTTTTTTTGGAACGAAAAAACAGAAGGAAAAGTATCTTCCTGATCTAGCAACAGGGGCAAAAATAGCTGCTTATTGCTTAACTGAGCCCTCCTCAGGCTCGGATTCCTTAGGAGCAAAAGCATCTGCTGCTCTTTCAGATGACGGTGAGCATTATGTGCTAAATGGAACGAAGCAATTTATTACAAATGCTGCCTTTGCCGATATTTTCATCGTCTATGCCAAGATCGAGGGAGAAGGCTTCAGTACATTTATCGTGGAGAAGGAATATGAAGGCGTTTCAATAGGTCCAGAAGAGAAGAAGATGGGGATTAAAGGCTCGTCTACCTGTCCTCTTATTCTAGAGGGAGTTAAAGTCCCTAAGGAAAACCTACTTGGTGAGGCAGGTAGAGGTCATGTCATTGCCTTCAACATCCTTAATATAGGTCGGTATAAGCTGGGTATTGGCTGCCTTGGAGCTGCTAAGGAATCCATTTCTCTTTCGGCTAAATATGCCAATGAGCGCAAACAGTTTGGTAAGTCTATTTCTAGCTTTCCCCTTGTAGGTAAAAAGCTAGCTGAAATGAATATGGCTACTTATGTACTTGAAAGTATGGTTTATCGTACAGCAGGCTTAATTGAGCAAGGCCTTCAAGGCTTAGATCAGGATGCCGAGGATGCAGGCTTACAATATGCTAAGGGAATATCTGAATATGCCCTTGAATGCTCTATTAATAAAGTTTTTGGCTCCGAGGTGCTGGATTTCGTTGCTGATGAAGGTGTGCAGATTCATGGTGGCTATGGTTTTATTCAAGAGTACAAAATTGAACGGATCTATCGAGATTCACGAATCAATCGTATTTTTGAAGGAACGAATGAGATTAATCGACTTCTGATTCCAGCTACTTTAATGAGGAAAGCTCTTAAGGGTCAGCTCCCGATCATTCAACAGGCTCAGGCACTACAGGGAGAGTTGATGCAAATGATGCCAGGACAAACATTTGAGGGTGTGCTAGGGGAAGAAGAGCATCTTCTACAGATGGCTAAGAAAATCTTTCTTATGTGCAGTGGCTTAGCTGTGCAAAAATACCAAGAAAAACTAGAGCAGGAGCAAGAGGTTGTTAGTCACTTAAGTGATATCGTGATCCAGATTTTTGCTTTAGAAAGTGCCTTATTACGAACAAAAAAACGTGTAGAAAAGCTTGGAGAGGAACGCAATCAGCTAGCCGTATGCATGACAAAAGTCTACAGTCATGAAGCGATGGATCGGTTAGATGGATTTGCTAAAGAAATTCTTACTCACATAGAAAGTGGGGATGTCCTTCGAACTCAGCTTTCTATGCTGAAAAAATTAACGCGTAAATCTTCCTTACCAACGATAGAGCTAAAGAGGCATATTGCAGCAAAGGTGATTGAAGCAGAGAAATACGTAGTTTAA
- a CDS encoding acetyl-CoA C-acyltransferase, with translation MKEAVIVSVARTAVGKAKKGSLAQTRVEDLGKTVIEGVLQRAAGLEKQDIDDVIIGCAMPEGEQGLNFARIVSLYAGLPASVPALTINRFCSSGLQTIAMAAERVMLGHADVILAGGIESMSAVPMAGFKPSPHPKIVEHMPEIYINMGLTAENVAHRFGVSRQAQDEFAFASHQKAAAALKSGKFDEEILPVHVRQSGVNGEGRAWEKEFVFERDEGVRADTSLERLEQLKPAFALKGTVTAGNSSQMSDGAAMALVMSKEKAKELGLEPLATFRSFAVAGVEPDIMGIGPVEAIPKALKLAGLKQEDIHLFEINEAFAAQCLQIIRHLHIDGAKVNVNGGAIALGHPLGCTGAKLTTSLIYELRRRGGGLGVVSMCIGGGMGAAGILEVHAS, from the coding sequence ATGAAGGAAGCTGTGATTGTATCGGTGGCAAGGACGGCGGTTGGGAAAGCGAAGAAAGGAAGTCTAGCTCAAACAAGGGTGGAAGACCTTGGGAAGACGGTTATTGAAGGTGTGCTCCAAAGAGCGGCTGGATTAGAGAAACAGGATATTGATGATGTCATCATTGGCTGTGCTATGCCTGAGGGAGAACAAGGCTTAAATTTTGCTCGCATAGTCTCCCTTTATGCTGGCTTACCTGCGTCCGTTCCAGCTCTAACAATTAATCGATTTTGTTCGTCAGGCTTGCAGACGATCGCCATGGCAGCAGAAAGAGTCATGCTTGGACACGCGGATGTCATTCTAGCTGGGGGTATTGAGAGCATGAGTGCTGTACCAATGGCTGGCTTCAAGCCCTCCCCTCACCCTAAGATTGTAGAGCACATGCCTGAGATTTACATCAATATGGGTCTTACAGCAGAAAATGTAGCTCATCGCTTTGGCGTAAGTAGGCAGGCTCAGGACGAATTTGCGTTCGCTAGTCATCAGAAAGCGGCAGCTGCCTTGAAATCCGGCAAATTTGATGAGGAAATCCTGCCTGTACATGTCAGACAAAGTGGAGTGAATGGAGAAGGAAGGGCATGGGAGAAGGAATTTGTCTTTGAGCGAGATGAAGGGGTTAGGGCAGATACTTCTTTAGAACGTTTGGAGCAATTAAAACCTGCCTTTGCTCTGAAGGGGACGGTGACGGCGGGAAATTCCTCGCAAATGAGTGATGGAGCTGCGATGGCTTTGGTTATGAGCAAAGAAAAGGCTAAAGAGCTAGGACTAGAGCCCTTAGCGACGTTCCGATCCTTTGCCGTTGCTGGTGTAGAGCCAGATATTATGGGGATTGGACCTGTTGAAGCGATCCCTAAAGCGTTAAAGCTAGCTGGATTGAAGCAGGAGGATATTCATTTGTTTGAAATTAATGAAGCGTTTGCCGCTCAATGTTTACAGATTATTCGTCATCTACACATTGACGGGGCAAAGGTGAATGTGAATGGTGGTGCCATTGCTTTAGGGCATCCACTAGGCTGTACAGGGGCTAAGCTCACCACAAGCTTAATCTATGAGTTAAGACGTAGAGGTGGAGGGCTTGGAGTTGTGTCGATGTGTATTGGTGGTGGAATGGGAGCTGCGGGAATACTAGAGGTTCATGCGTCGTAG